A single region of the Gorilla gorilla gorilla isolate KB3781 chromosome 1, NHGRI_mGorGor1-v2.1_pri, whole genome shotgun sequence genome encodes:
- the LOC101130686 gene encoding small ribosomal subunit protein uS2-like — translation MSRALDVLQMKEEDVLKFLAAGTHLGGTNLDFHMEQYIYKRKSDGIYIINLKRTWEKLLLAARAIVAIENPADVSVISSRNTGQRAMLKCAAATGATPIAGHFTPGTFTNRIQAAFREPRLLVVTDPRADHQPLTEVSYVNLPTIALCNTDSPLCYVDIAIPCNSKGAHSVGLMWWMLAREVLRMRGTISREHPWEVMPDLCFYRDPEEIEKEEQAAAEEAVTKEEFQGEWTAPAPEFTATQPEVADWSEGLQVPSVSIQQFPTEDWSAQPATEDWSAAPTAQATEWVGATTEWS, via the coding sequence ATGTCCAGAGCCCTTGATGTCCTGCAAATGAAGGAGGAGGATGTCCTTAAGTTCCTTGCAGCAGGAACCCACTTAGGTGGCACTAATCTTGACTTCCACATGGAACAGTACatctataaaaggaaaagtgatggcatctacatcataaatctgaagaGGACCTGGGAGAAGCTTCTGCTGGCAGCTCGTGCCATTGTTGCCATTGAAAACCCTGCTGATGTCAGTGTTATATCCTCCAGGAATACTGGCCAGAGGGCCATGCTGAAGTGTGCTGCTGCCACTGGAGCCACTCCAATTGCTGGCCACTTCACTCCTGGAACCTTCACTAACCGGATCCAGGCAGCCTTCCGGGAGCCACGGCTTCTTGTGGTTACTGACCCCAGGGCTGACCACCAGCCTCTCACGGAGGTATCTTATGTTAACCTACCTACCATTGCGCTGTGTAACACAGATTCTCCTCTGTGCTATGTGGACATTGCCATCCCATGCAACAGTAAGGGAGCTCACTCAGTGGGTTTGATGTGGTGGATGCTGGCTCGGGAAGTTCTGCGCATGCGTGGCACCATTTCCCGTGAACACCCATGGGAGGTCATGCCTGATCTCTGCTTCTACAGAGATCCTGAAGagattgaaaaagaagagcaggcTGCTGCTGAAGAGGCAGTGACCAAGGAGGAATTTCAGGGTGAATGGACTGCTCCAGCTCCTGAGTTCACTGCTACTCAGCCTGAGGTTGCAGACTGGTCTGAAGGTCTGCAGGTGCCCTCTGTGTCTATTCAGCAGTTCCCTACTGAAGACTGGAGCGCTCAGCCTGCCACGGAagactggtctgcagctcccactgCTCAGGCCACTGAATGGGTAGGAGCAACCACCGAATGGTCTTAA